The Spirosoma radiotolerans genome has a window encoding:
- a CDS encoding M28 family peptidase has product MKKTITLLFTVLVGYAQAQNADSVTIRKIYNEALANGKSYDWLRYLTKQIGPRLSGSAGAQKAVDWTKQVMEKEGFDRVFLQDVMVPYWVRGAKEEAYIRIGKQKTTVPIAALGGSVATGPKGVEAGVIEVKSFPELRELGPDKVKGKIVFFNRPMDPTKINTFEAYGGAVDQRANGATEAAKLGAVGAIVRSMTNIHDDNPHVGGMRYGTGVPLIPTAAISTNGADLLSKSLAENPGLMFYFKQNCESLPDAKSYNVVGEIKGSEKPDEIIVVGGHLDSWDLAEGAHDDGAGCVQSIEVLRIMKVLGIRPKRTIRAVMFMNEENGLRGGVQYADLAKKNNEKHIAAVESDNGGFTPRGFGIVGTPDQRAKVMPWKPLLAPYGLLEIGAGGGGADIGPLAQSGTVLFGFKPDSQRYFDYHHTTIDKFETVSQRELELGAASMAALVYLLDQHGL; this is encoded by the coding sequence ATGAAAAAAACAATTACGCTTCTCTTTACGGTGCTGGTCGGGTATGCCCAGGCGCAAAACGCCGACTCGGTCACCATCCGGAAAATCTATAACGAAGCCCTCGCCAATGGCAAGTCGTACGATTGGTTGCGTTACCTGACAAAACAGATTGGCCCGCGCCTGAGCGGTTCGGCAGGTGCTCAGAAAGCTGTTGACTGGACGAAACAGGTCATGGAAAAAGAGGGGTTCGACCGGGTGTTTTTGCAGGATGTGATGGTGCCGTATTGGGTGCGGGGCGCTAAAGAAGAAGCCTATATTCGCATTGGAAAACAGAAAACGACGGTGCCGATTGCTGCCCTGGGCGGTTCGGTGGCCACCGGTCCAAAAGGTGTCGAGGCTGGCGTTATTGAAGTGAAAAGCTTCCCTGAATTGCGGGAATTAGGGCCGGATAAAGTGAAGGGTAAGATTGTCTTTTTTAACCGCCCCATGGACCCGACCAAAATCAATACCTTCGAAGCCTACGGCGGAGCGGTCGACCAGCGGGCCAATGGCGCTACAGAAGCCGCTAAGTTGGGGGCTGTTGGTGCTATTGTACGCTCCATGACCAACATACACGACGATAACCCGCACGTGGGCGGCATGCGCTACGGCACCGGTGTTCCGCTGATTCCGACGGCAGCCATAAGCACCAACGGAGCCGATTTATTGAGCAAGTCTTTAGCGGAGAACCCAGGGCTGATGTTCTATTTCAAACAAAATTGCGAGTCCCTGCCCGATGCCAAGTCATACAACGTAGTGGGCGAAATCAAAGGCAGCGAAAAACCCGATGAAATCATTGTTGTGGGTGGCCACCTGGATTCTTGGGATTTGGCCGAAGGGGCGCACGACGATGGTGCGGGCTGTGTACAGTCTATCGAAGTTCTCCGAATTATGAAAGTCCTGGGTATCAGGCCAAAGCGTACCATTCGGGCGGTTATGTTCATGAACGAGGAAAACGGCCTTCGGGGCGGGGTGCAATATGCTGACCTAGCCAAAAAGAACAACGAAAAACACATTGCTGCCGTCGAGTCCGACAATGGAGGATTCACGCCACGCGGCTTTGGGATTGTGGGTACGCCCGATCAACGGGCAAAAGTAATGCCCTGGAAACCACTGCTGGCGCCCTACGGTCTTCTGGAAATTGGCGCTGGTGGGGGCGGAGCCGACATTGGCCCGTTAGCGCAATCAGGAACGGTCCTGTTTGGGTTTAAGCCTGATTCTCAACGGTATTTCGATTACCACCACACGACAATTGATAAATTTGAGACCGTTAGTCAGCGCGAACTTGAACTCGGTGCTGCTTCCATGGCGGCCCTGGTGTATTTGCTGGATCAACACGGATTATAG
- the lpdA gene encoding dihydrolipoyl dehydrogenase: MEYDVIFIGSGPGGYTGAIRCAQLGLKTAIIEKYQSLGGTCLNVGCIPSKALLDSSEHYYNAAHTFAEHGIKLADLQVDLAQMIARKASVVDQTTKGITFLMKKNKIDELHGFGSFVDPHTIKITKEDGSEQIIKGKNIVIATGSKPMSFPSMPIDKKRVITSTEALTLSEVPKHLIVIGAGVIGAELGSVYARLGSKVSFVEFADSMIPTMDKTMGKELQKAIKKLGADFYFSHKVTKVENTGDEVVVSVDTPKGEQITLTGDYCLVSVGRRPYTDGLNLEAAGLKTDARGKVEVDNYLRTSVPHIYALGDVIRGAMLAHKAEEEGTFIAETIVGQKPHIHYRLIPGVVYTWPEVASVGYTEEEVKQEGIPYKVGSFPFKALGRARASMDVDGLVKVLAHKETDEILGVHMIGARTADMIAEAVVAMEFRASAEDVSRMSHAHPTYTEAFKEACLAATDNRAINM; encoded by the coding sequence ATGGAATACGATGTGATTTTCATTGGTTCGGGGCCGGGTGGCTATACAGGCGCGATTCGCTGTGCCCAACTCGGACTAAAAACGGCCATTATCGAAAAATACCAGTCGCTGGGTGGCACCTGTCTTAATGTAGGCTGCATTCCATCGAAAGCGCTACTCGACTCGTCAGAGCATTATTACAATGCTGCCCACACGTTTGCCGAGCATGGAATCAAGCTGGCCGACCTGCAGGTCGATCTGGCCCAAATGATTGCCCGCAAGGCTAGCGTGGTCGATCAGACAACGAAAGGAATCACCTTTCTGATGAAGAAAAACAAGATCGACGAGCTGCATGGTTTTGGCTCGTTTGTCGATCCGCATACCATCAAAATTACCAAGGAAGATGGCTCGGAACAGATTATCAAAGGCAAAAACATCGTGATTGCAACGGGGTCGAAGCCGATGTCGTTTCCCTCGATGCCAATTGATAAAAAGCGGGTGATCACGTCCACCGAAGCACTTACACTTTCTGAAGTTCCGAAGCACTTGATTGTGATTGGCGCGGGTGTGATTGGCGCGGAATTAGGGTCGGTATACGCCCGGCTCGGCTCGAAAGTGTCATTTGTGGAGTTTGCCGATTCAATGATTCCAACCATGGACAAAACGATGGGCAAAGAACTTCAAAAGGCTATCAAAAAACTTGGTGCCGATTTTTACTTCAGCCATAAAGTGACCAAAGTGGAGAACACGGGCGATGAAGTCGTTGTCAGCGTCGACACACCCAAGGGCGAACAGATCACTCTCACCGGCGATTACTGCCTGGTGTCGGTTGGCCGTCGCCCCTATACCGATGGATTAAACCTCGAAGCGGCTGGCCTGAAAACTGATGCTCGGGGGAAAGTTGAAGTAGACAATTACCTCCGGACAAGCGTTCCGCACATCTATGCACTCGGCGATGTTATTCGGGGTGCTATGCTGGCGCACAAAGCCGAAGAGGAAGGTACGTTTATTGCCGAAACCATCGTTGGGCAGAAGCCGCATATTCACTACCGGCTGATTCCGGGTGTGGTCTATACCTGGCCAGAAGTAGCATCGGTCGGATACACCGAAGAGGAAGTGAAGCAGGAAGGTATTCCGTATAAAGTCGGTTCGTTTCCGTTTAAGGCACTGGGTCGTGCCCGCGCGAGCATGGACGTGGATGGATTAGTGAAAGTGCTGGCTCATAAAGAAACCGACGAGATTCTGGGCGTTCACATGATTGGTGCCCGCACCGCCGATATGATTGCCGAAGCAGTTGTTGCCATGGAATTCCGGGCCTCTGCCGAAGATGTATCACGTATGTCGCACGCGCACCCAACCTATACCGAAGCGTTCAAAGAAGCCTGTCTGGCTGCTACCGACAATCGGGCGATCAATATGTAA